The DNA segment CTCCCAAGCTTATCTGGACAGCAATGCTCACGCCAACACGAAACAAGAAGGGACTCACCCTTTGATACCAGACAACGGGGGCTCGCCTCCGTGTTGCCGATGGTGTCTAGCCCGCTGCTGCCGTCTCACTTGTGCTCTGTAGTGTCTCAGTCGCTGCTCCGCTCTTCTGGCCGGCTGTCTTGCGTCGCTGTTCCGCTGCCGTGGCCCTCTCCGCCTTTTCTCTGCTGCTCACTCCTGCACCTGGCCTGCCGATGGCCTGCGTTCCGGCGTCGTCGAACCTTCCTTGTCATCGTTCTTCCTCCTGAGCTGTCTTCCGATAGCCGCAGGACACTTGTCGACAGCGCCAGTGAAGTTTTCGTAAAGTGTGCCTCCTTTGCTGGTTGACCTTACGAGGTTCGATGTCTCCGCCGCCCTAGAGGTGCCCAACGCCCGAGGCGGTTATTGGTTTGATAACCGAAGGCTTTCTCGCACCAGGAGTGCCCGTCGGAGACGGTATTGCTACGACTCAGGAAGCAAGTGTTAAGGGGAGTATGACTTGACTGTATTATACACAAACATTTGCATTGCAAGTGGGTTGAATACACAAGAGACCAATTAGAAACGGCAAAAAGGTTAAACGACAAAAAGATGGAACTGGCTACCACAAGTTAGACCCCTTCTCGGCATAGCCGAAGGTGCATAACATCAGACCGTAGTCCAGAATAATTTTCGAGGGCTCTGGGCCCTGGTTTTAAACACCCACATCCCGGCCCATCTCTTGCACtacccaatcacaacaaactaacacatgattggttTCCAAGTCGCATGGCACGCCTTTCAGTCTCGGCCAGATTCAAAATCCTCTCCTAAAAATACATAGCAGGAAAATAACATTAAAATTGCTATAAGGAAATTGAATTCCGGGAATGAActctcgaaatgattggcccaccaggtttagagCCACGCCCCATGCTTCCACAGTATTGATCGAACTCTCCCTCAGAATAGAAGCAAAAGAACAACCACACATTGTGCCCACATGTGATATCGGTTTCCTCTTCTGGAAAAGCACGAACAACAACAGATCGTGGCCTCATGTGCCCTCGGTTTCCCTCTTCTCGGGAGGAGGGAAGCAACGACCACGCATCGTGCCCGCCCGTGCAACTGATTTCGTCGACAGTCGGCAACTTTTAACGATGTTTTGCCATTAGCCCTGTCATCGGACTACAGCGGGGTGCTACCGCTGTGTTTGTCTGCCTGCTTGTGTTGACCTTCCCAGGGGAACTAGcgttctcgtgcgcatacgcggcttagctatGTCAACGTCCCGTCAAGATATGATGGTTGTCATTAGTATTACCACGAAATGCTTGCCGCAAGGTCACGCCGCGTTTAGCTTTTGCCGAGACGAGGGGGCGCGAACAGTGCGGGGGTCAAAAGCGCTCCGCCGTCGCGGTCAAGGGCGCTCCCTTTCGCCGCTGCCCGCCACCATAGGTAGGAAAGGGTGGGGGGGATTCAAAGTGGCACCGCCGCGGGAAGGCGTCGCACAGATAAGCTGGTAATGACCGCACGCGACATCCGATCCCTTACAGGCTGACAAtaacaaggcatttattgctacagcaacaataacgccagctagatAATgaatacgctaatgaatcgagttcgtccgactcaccagcaaggttacaatCGAATGTCCACCCTCTCTAGGGCAAGGAATACTCCGCGGCCAGACGGGACGAGATGCAAGAGcgagtctccccgccacttcctcgccccgctggcgaagagcggagacgcATGGGACCCGCCCCTCGCGCcgatgatcccagccgaagagggtCATGGTCCCTCCCGCGCGTAAGCTTCAATCAGTGTCTTTAGCTGCGACACTGGCGCCCTCCCGTTAGTTAAGGTCACTAACCAAGGAATGTTCccctcctcgaggtgaggctgctgcatggtgcatcgcgggaaagcaaaccacaaggggaaGCTAAGGGGCTGATTCCCCACAAAAGAAGACTAGATGTCTTTCCCTCAATACACAGCGTTTCCAGGGCGCATTGATTAGTTGCGGCGTAATTACTCACTACAATCAACAAAACAGGTATGAAACAGCTGCAAAAGAAAACTATAAAGCTTTCACAAAAGCTTCGCAGTTGGAGAAAAATTCGTCATGGCCCGAGGATTGAACTCGGGACCACAGCCTATATCAGGCAATCGGTGTTGCAACTAAGCTAACCTTGACGGCTGGCAAATATTACTGCGCGACCAAATCAGTCAACAAGTCTAAGCGGAAACGATGTTAGACGTTATTTGCACGTGTGTAGGGCAAGCCGCCAATGTGAGCAGTAGAACTGCAAGGCGAAATTTGCGAGCTACGGATTACGTTGTTGTACGACGACCCACAACTGTCACTGAATTTTCCGATATCCGCAACAACCATTATATTAAATACTTTTTTCTGCTTTCGTGCTTGCCCAGAGCAGCCTAGCCAACCGCGATGTGACCCTGGTGGACCTCCCTGCCATTCTCTGACCTGCAGCACTCACCGCTGTGTACAGGCCTGTtgctgtgtgctgtgtgtgctgacGAGTTTTAGCTTATTGAAAGCTATTTTCGTGTTCTCTCTTACTTCGCAATCAAATGAGGATTTAAGTCTTTTCCAGAGGAAAAATTCTACATTCTTATGTATGCGACATATCTTCGAGGGCAGAACAACATTCTTTTAACGACAGCAATAAACTTAGAAAATGTACGATTCCTGCTCGTATCTGTTTCCGGTAGAGCTTTTTGAGCTGCTGTTATTACGTGCTCGATGGCACCTTCATCAAACAGGCCGGTTTTCTATTTAAAAACCCGGTAAAAATACCTTCACTGTTTTACACTATGTTCTCTGCCGTAGGCGCGTCTCTTAAGAATTTTCTCGTTTGAGCGCCGCTAATTCTGTCCAGAGCTGCACCTTGCGTAAAGCGCCACGAAAACGAGGAGGCAGAGAAACAAGCGAAATCGCTCGAGCGCACGTGTTGCGCCATCCCCATTAAGCATTCCGCGATTCGAACGTAGGCAATACGACGAGCGTTCCTTTTTTCGCGACACGCAGCCATGGACAGTGCATCTTTGAAGTCTGCTCCGTTTGGTCCTACAGTCGGATCGTCGCCTGCTTCACCGCGCTCCCCGACTCCTCCGTGTTCGCGTACCGCCGCCGAGCGAGCACAGGGCTCCTATCCAGAAGACTGCGGTCGCAACGTGGACTCGGCAAAGCGGTCACTTGCCGGCCACCCGTCTTCGAGCTCTACCGCGGCCTTCTCGCGGTCCGACCCTGCGATAGCAAACACGGAGGACGGGGAGGTGGTGCCGGCCGCTGCTGCCGAGCTCCACGTCGATGTCCGCCGAGGCTGCTGTCCGGGAGAGCGCCCTGCCGGGCCGAGGCGTCAGCATGTCACCCATCTTCTACCGTGGTGCTTTGACAACGAAGGCTTAACCGgtgagttttaaagcgaaagctttactactgcctTCTGTAGCTTGTTCGGCTTGTGTTTCATACGGCCTTGAACCGAGCAGCGGGAGAGGAGGTCGAGGGAGGGGATTCCGCCACCGAGCTGCATCACGTGACCTCCATGACATCACTGCGCTCCAGATGCGCTGTGCTGCCGCTGTCGCCGCGCTCGTGTTGCAGCGCTTGAGTCAGCCTTGCAATCGCTACAGACTTAGTCTGTAGTGATTGCGACTACTGCGATTCACTTTATCGGTTatcaaaagaaaggcgcataactgacaGCCTGGAAGTGTGGACGCCTCAGTAGCGCTTttagctacgtggcggtagtaaAGATgagcgctgcatgcgttgacattGACGATGTTTTGGCAGAGACGCGGCAATAAGGCTATAGGCCGTCgctgttcattgtgttcattggcgttgacgtcGACAACCTTCTAGGCTCCAAAGTATTTTGTGGGAAACAAGgacacataactggctccctgggtcagcggaGGCCTCAATCGAGCTTTCAGATACGTGGCGCTGCATGGTGA comes from the Amblyomma americanum isolate KBUSLIRL-KWMA chromosome 1, ASM5285725v1, whole genome shotgun sequence genome and includes:
- the LOC144121309 gene encoding uncharacterized protein LOC144121309, with product MDSASLKSAPFGPTVGSSPASPRSPTPPCSRTAAERAQGSYPEDCGRNVDSAKRSLAGHPSSSSTAAFSRSDPAIANTEDGEVVPAAAAELHVDVRRGCCPGERPAGPRRQHVTHLLPWCFDNEGLTASVPGSAPRHTWTATSVLGRPRIPLRGRNCRLGRAPAPSPPRLRGSWQCFSGEVVAERARGTRGTAISAAFPRPPV